Part of the Musa acuminata AAA Group cultivar baxijiao chromosome BXJ2-7, Cavendish_Baxijiao_AAA, whole genome shotgun sequence genome is shown below.
TCTGCAACCTACAAAACTCTTCTGCGGTGTTCTGTTGATGACGATGAGAGATTGTTGTTCATGTGAATCTTGCCGTAGGACAACGATAAGAAGAACATTCTGGCGGTGCAAACGATCAGGAACACCATCATGGGATCGACCCTCATGGCCACCACCTCCATCCTCCTGTGCTCCGGCCTGGCCGCCGTCATCAGTAGCACGTACAGCGTCAAGAAGCCGCTGAACGACTCGGTGTTTGGTGCGCATGGGGAGTTCATGGTGTCTCTCAAGTACGTCGccctcctcctcatcttcctcttcgcCTTCCTCTGCTACTCCCTCTCCATACGGTTCGTCAACCAGGCGAACTTCCTCGTCAACGTCGCCTGCGGCCTCGACGACGAGTGCCCGGTGACCCCCGACTACGTGTGCGATCTGCTGGAGAAGGGCTTCACTCTCAACACGGTGGGGAACCGGCTATTCTACGCCGCGCTGCCCATTCTGCTGTGGATATTTGGGCCTGTCCTCGTCGTCTTCTCATCGCTCACCATGGTTTTGATCTTGTACAACCTTGATGTCGTGTACGAGGAAGAGAAAGGTGGTGTGGGTGTGATGATGGAGAAGATAGGAGGGAAGGACTGCGTGTAAGCGACGTGGTGGGAAGGGTGGCGAATTGGGATGGTGGATGAATGGTGCCTTTTCTATTCTTGCTGATACTTCTTTGGTGCAGAGGGATCCATTTATCTTTAATCTGTATCCTTCATCTAAAGCATGCTCTGAAAACTTGCTTCCCTCTGGTCACTGCTACATTCAATGCTTGCTTAGTTCATACCTTGGAAGAAAGAACAGGGAACATTGCACCTTTAGGGAAGAAGGCTGATCAAAGCCCAAAAGAGCCCAAGTATGTATAGCATGTCAAAGGAGATAACTCTTGAGCTATGAGTTTGGTCACTAAGCAGCTTATTCCTCTCGTTAGTTACTATTTTGGCTTTGCAAATTGCTGTCATCTTCATCACCCTCTCTATACTTCAGCTTTTACTATGTATCATTTACTATAAGTTGATTGTGGTCAGAAAGCTTTGGTTCTCCCTTGCTGTCTTCAACAATGACACAAGTGCCTATAGCATATAGTCCAAATCAACCCCACTTGAACTTTCATTGCAGCTGAGAGTCTCTTTTGCTGATCGAAAACTCATCTCAGATTTGAACTGGGCCTCTGTGTAGCCAAATTGTGAGAAGTAGTGTTTCTCCCACAAGTCACATTTAGGTTGGCTCATGAGTCTACCTTGTCATAGGTTAAGCTGATACACACCTTTTGTCATGTCACTTTGGTGTTGCCGACTACAACAGCTTAGAAAGCCGATATGAAAAGTTAAATTTGTATCATGTGTAATCAATTATAATACTCATAAGTTATCCTTTCtcaaatataaatctaattacCTCTCACATAAATTTCGAAGAAGttaatattttttctctttctctcacTAGAGCACCTAAAGTATACCTCACAGTTTGCTATTCTGCTATTAAAATCTAGATATATATGAAACTCTAACTCTCTCTAAAAATCTCCTAAAATATAACTCATGAGTATTCAAAGTATACTTGATATCTTTCTCTCCCCCTAAGtcaaactatgatttttaagatttTCTTCTTTCCGGAGGACTCATTTTCATATTAGGATTCTTTATTATCTTCATTCTTTATTATCTTCTAATTCTAGTTCCAGAAATTTTAAAATACTTTTCAATCTAGACACTTGAATGAATTCTTTAATAAGTTAGATCTGTTAAGTTTGAATCACATACCACACCCTAAGAAACTTAGAGAAAATATATCTAATAATTCAGTTTTTTATCCACTCTACTTCAAGAGTTCTTTTTTTgacggactaattatatattgtcCCCTATGGTtagttatatttaatatttcgattcttatatttttaaaagttaaatATTTGATCTTGTTTCTCCTCACATCGTTTACTTTGCTGTTAGAAATACCGCATATACTATCACgtataaaaaataatactaaaataggattaaaaagataatttgtaCAGTATTATTCTTATCaatattaattttttcttttataacttcTATAAAAGCAATAATCGAGAAACCAATAGTTCTATAGTAGCCGAGGAGGTAAGATCATAAGAGAGAGATCCGTTCTATCGAGTATTTCACTTTTCAACAAAAACTCTAAAGACGGAGAGAAAGGTGGGGTAGTTGTATCTATATCCTAACAAAACttctctcttgattttttttcatttggACGATGAGAAtagtattataaaattatttttttaaacttattttagtatcatttttcatATGGGATAATATGTGTAATATTTTCATCAACAAATCGATGGTGTGAAGAGAAatagaattaaatatttaaatttcatAAGTATAGGATCTTAATGTAAATTttaaaagtataaaaattatgatgTGAAAGAGAACTAATTAAAGAAGATATTATCTAATTAGTTGTTTGCTCTCCTTTCGAAACCCATGGGAATAGCCATGCAACAATCAAATTCCAAGGGTTGCTTAGGGAAAAGGGAAAGTTATGACTGGTGCTAGATCTTGAAGGCTTGCAAGTCAAAGTCGGATACTGGATGAGAATATCCCGAGCTGATTGAAAGCAATATGCAGTCTCTTAAAGACCACTGCATTGGGAAGGAAGTGGTGAAGCATACAACACACTCTTAGTCTCCCAATAGTAGGCATCTGCACAAACATTATTCTATAGCACCAACCCTGGTTGGGCAGCCACCGGCATGACCGACCTCATGCCCCAAGGCACCACCAGCCTCCCTTTCAACCgacgttggtggtggtggtggaggtggaggtggcttTCCTCATCGGCTGACACTTAGCACCAAGGTAGCAGTAGGCATGCAGGTGTTCATCACCCATGTGGTCACCATCTGTTGCTCCACCTTCCTTGGCACCTGGAGCAGTAGTTATTTTAGTCACCATTATTATGGCTCATGGACTGCAGCCACCATAAGGAGGTGATCCTCCATGAATTCAAGTTTCACAAGAAGTTTGCCGTGATATTTTTAGCATGTTTCTGATGTTGGAGTTGACTTTGGGCCCTCCCTAGTTGCAGTCAATGGCCAAAACCAAGAACATGCTTCAAGCATTAACGGAACAAACATTACATTGCAAGAATCAATTTTTTTGTATCAATTCTTTGGTGCATATGAATCTTCAATAGCACCGTATTGAGACATGAGATCAGCGTGGTCGGTCATGTCATGAGCCGCGCCAACGAGTTCATCCTCATTACGACATACATTTTAGTGTTGAATTAAGAAATAGGTTAagaaaaatatgattttattcGTTTAGGATGAGATTTtccttgatcaatcacttaaatctCGTAATCAAATCAGTTATCTGAGATTGTTTCTATCACCAAATCAATTATTCAAATTTGAGATTGTCTCTATCATAATCTTTTGAAATGATCTTCTTTCATGCTTGTAAGATTGAACTTTTGTCAACGATGTCAATCTTAGACCGATGTAATTGAAATATTTAATAGGCAAGAAGGCTTTCCAAGAGAGTCTACCAGTTAGATCAAcaatatgtacatgagaaacacgtAGTAGAAACATGTAGTTGACATTTGACAACTTGATCTttaacgaagtgaaagtcgatagtAATGTGTATCATGTATGAGTGGAAcattggattgacacataagcaGGTGATACCgatattatcatagtatattaTAGGAGTGAATTTGGAGTTGATGTCAAGTTCCTGTAGCAGATTGATAACTTAGTTAGTTCTACAATAGTTGTAGTGATGGcttggtattcagcttcagtggtGGACtttgtgataatttttttttcttagaatTCTAACTGATTGGATTTACACCAAGGAATATAATGTAAGCTaatgtagatgttctatcattaaTGTTGCCTATCCAATTAGCATCAACAaaagcatggagatgaagtgatGAGTGTTTACAAAGAAGAAGTCCATGATTAAGAGTCCTCGACTCATTTTACTATAGACCAATGGAGGGTCGATACataaatttatgataatttattaactgcAAATAAAATATCTGGATATATGAGAGGTAAGTATTGTAAATAACCAATTACTTATCAATTCTATATGCGAGTATGGCTgctatcatataatttgagtgatttagTACTAAAGAGTGGTGTGACAACTTTTTTAGAATTCTATATATTTGcctttaataatagatcataaatatatttttttgagatAGAAAATGTCCAAAAGATATAAATGTTATTTCCACTTCCAAAAAGTAGCTTAAGGTTCTCAAATCTTTAATAGAGAATCGATCTGCCAACTACTTAAAGAATTATTTGATCTTCATAGAATTAttgtatataataataatatcatccatatatactagtagatatatataatatttcttttttgttATCGTAGAAATAGCGAGGCGTTAAACTTAGTGTTGATGAAGCTATTTGATATAAAAAACGagtcaagttcagtataccaagctcttggagcttagcaaagtccataaatagttttttataatttataaatattactTGGATATTAAGGGTGGATGAAACCAATAGGTTGCTAtataaagacatcttcaattaAGGTACACTACAAGAAagtattattaacatccaattggcaTATGTGCTAGCCTTAAGTGATaaccaaactcaagataagttaTATTATTGTCGGTTTAACAACTTGACTGAATATTTTTGTGAAGTCAACACTTGATCGTTGGTGGAATCTTTCAGCCACTAGACATACCTTGTATTTGGCAACAGATCCATCTGAATTTCGGTTAATTCAAAAGATCTACTTACACCTGGTGATATTTTGTATACGATGAAATGATATAAGGGTCTATGTGACATTATAGagtagggcatcatattcttcacatatggctttgtgCTAGTATGAATATTTTTGGGCTTGGGTAATGGTTGTAGGTTCAATAAGTTTAAGTGAAGAGTTTCTGGTAGCATGGAGGTCGAGGATTTGACATGGTTTAAAAATACTACTTTTAGAGTATATTATCATACGATGTCTACATGCAATGGTATGTGCTATAGCTATAGGAATTGGTGGAGAGTTATTGACACGTCGTTAATCAAATTGATGCACTTCGGTATCACTTGGCCAAAGAGAGGATAAAAACATCAATTGTGGTACCAAGGGTATTACTTTATCGGGCATTATATGATAAGTAGGTGAAGAAGATTGTGATGACTTCATATTTATATTTGAGAGGGTATAAGCATGTATAGTTAGTAAAATAATATACGAAAATGACATAAAGTCTGAAATTGTCAATAGAAGTAGTTGGGGTAGAGCTTCAGACATCAGTGTaggtaatttcaaatggtttaaagTAGGATATTAAAAACATTCTAAAAGATAGTTTGTGACTTTTATtattaagacaagcatcacaatgagttgaAACTCTACCTGATTTGGAAGTTGGAAGAGAGTAGCAAGAATGTAATTATTGTTGGATAGAGGGTGATGGATGATCAAGACGATGATGCCACATATCGATTGAAGCAGCAGCTACAGTAAGAGCGATTAGATGAGTGATTTGTGAAGTTGACAGCCActcataaatattatctttattttggtCTCGGACTAAGAATGCCCTCATGCTTAAATCTTTTACAAGAAATGAGTCAGTAAAGAATTCAATagtgatattattttatttataaaattaagaaacaaaaataagaTTCCGTGAAGTTCATATagaatatcatcgagtgtaaaagtgatGATATGTAAATTAAGTATAGTGGAACTAGTGTGAGTAATAAAGATTCTGTTACCATCACCAACGATGATATCTTTATTGCATCTATAGTCATTGTGGATGGATAAATTCTATAGATCTGAATTAATATGATGAGAAGCATTAGAGTCAATAACCTAATTGTTTGGATGAGTATTTAAAGTAGTCATGATATTTGCTTAAAGCCAATTGGTTGTAGTAGTAGGCTTGGGTCAAGACCAATAGACTTTTGTTGAGTGTCCAATTTTATCATAGAGCTGACAAATGACTTttcattgattattattattgggatgtTAGGACTATTGATAGTTGTATTGTAAGTTATTTCCTGAGTTATTTGGATTGACGTTGCCaccatgattgaaatattgatagtGTAATGGAAGATGATAGCTCTGCGTGTTGCCTATGTGTCCAAGAGGTATCTTATTCAGTCCTTTGAATTTATTATTGCTTtggttattcttttttttttagatttttggctGACTTGAGTTATGATAGTTAGTCTTGTTatcctcttttctctttttagatATGTTTCATGATCAATCAACTTGTcatatagttcttcaaaagacatTTGTGAGTCTCATGCCTGAATTGCTACCGCCAATTTTTTATATTCGTTTCCTAGCCATTCAAAGTGTAAACAATAACTTCTTCAGTACTCAGGGATGACATATTAAAGCTGAAGTCATAtataataacttttatattttatatataatcagtaatagtacttccctcttgtattATTTTCATTAAAGTAAATAAGAGACTTAGTAC
Proteins encoded:
- the LOC103991765 gene encoding uncharacterized protein LOC103991765 encodes the protein MEWRKSYLDLILVPLGLLFPIVYHLWLWHKVRSQPLRTIIGINSAGRRFWVQAVIKDNDKKNILAVQTIRNTIMGSTLMATTSILLCSGLAAVISSTYSVKKPLNDSVFGAHGEFMVSLKYVALLLIFLFAFLCYSLSIRFVNQANFLVNVACGLDDECPVTPDYVCDLLEKGFTLNTVGNRLFYAALPILLWIFGPVLVVFSSLTMVLILYNLDVVYEEEKGGVGVMMEKIGGKDCV